In Paraglaciecola sp. T6c, the sequence TGATAGCCAATAAAAGCAATTAAATGTGAAATGACGCGTGGAGTGCTTGTTTTTTAAAACGCAGCCCCAAGGTCTATTACTAGCAACAAGAAGACGTACAGTAAGAAATACAGTACAACAAAGAAGTAACGTTAATCCAAAAGGAAAACCTATGAAAATAAATCTTTCAGGTCACCATGTAGAATTAAGCGATACCGTAAAAGAACATGTAAACGAAAAATTTTCTAAGCTAGCCAGCCATTTTCCAACTTTAATCGCCCTTGATATCATTATTTCCAAAGAGCATGGCGAGTTCGATGTAGAAATCAGCACCCAATATGAGGGCTCACGTATTTCGGCCTCAGCAGAGAATCCGGTTATGTATCCTGCTATTTCTAAGGCAGCCAAAAAGCTAGATGCTGCGCTCAAGCACCGCAAAGGTCAGTTGAAAGGGGATTTACACAAAAAACCTGAGTGCACCACCCCTGATATCGCCCATGAAATTATTCAAGAGATGGATTTGCGTTAAAATACATCATCTTTCTTCTTAGATTACCTAGCCGCTCTTTGAAGCGGCTTTTTTATGGAAAACGCTAAGGGTGAAGGGGGGACGAGAAAATACCACCCTAGACAGCTAACATAACCTTTATTAATATGCGCGGCTGCAAAGTCGCTCTTTGCAGAATGCGCCGCACGCCACCATAGCCTAATTATATAATGTGAGAACACAGTGTTGATCAGCGAACTTCAATTTCAATTTAGTGACGCCCAAGTGGCCAACCGATTTCTTAATGAGTTGACGCATTGGACGTCATCATCGGGCAATGTGGCTGTTAAAGCCAAACTGTCCAAAGGTTCTGATACCGTGAGTGTTAAATACCAATTCGACGGTAAAGGGTTTGATTACACCTGCTCTGAACTTGACGATTTGGCCAATCAGTATGGCGGGGAAGAGGTTTAAAAAGCGGCTTTAAAGTGAGTGTGAGAAGCGAGAAGTCATAAACGAAAAGATTAAACGCCCAAGCATAAAGCACATGGGCGTGATTCAATGAAAACGTATAATAGTCGTTATGAGACTGACACACTGGGATGAAACGTCGTGACAACTTCAGCGATTTGTTCGCGAAGCCACATATGCGCGTGATCATGATCCGCACTCACATGCCAGTACAAAAAGTATTCTACTGGAGCCAATTCAAAAGGTAATTCGTATATTGAGCAATCATAATGCTTAGCAAGATGATATGGCACACATGCGATTAAATCGGTCTTTACAATCACCGCAGGCACGGTCAAAAAGTGTTGGCCACGCATCACCACACGCCGTTTTAAATTGAGTTTATCCAGTGCAACATCAATTGGACCCGCACCCGTGCGGCGCTGAGAAATATTGATGTGCCCAAGCTGTAAGAAAGTGTCTAAATTTAACCCTTGGCTTAGTGCTGGGTGATTGCGCCGCGCGATGACAACAAACCTATCTTCTGCAATTTTCTGTTTACACAAATGTGGATCAACAAATGCCGAGGAGGCATCCGCGTAAAAATCTAAACTACCACTTGCCATCGCAGACACAATATTGCTGCGCGAAATATCGTAATTGGTGAGCGTTATGTTTGGCGCTACGTTCTGCAGCTGAGCGGTGAGCCTCGGCATAATACTCGCTTCGAGTAAGTCTCTGGCAGCGAAGTTGTAGCTTATTTCTGCTGTAGCGGGATCGAATGTATGACTTTCCTGCACACTTTTACGCAATAAGCCCAGTGCTTCGCGAGCGGGACCGATGATATTCTGCGCCGCTGGAGTCGGCGTCATGCTGTGGCCTGTGCGCACAAACAGCGGGTCGTTCAACATTTCTCGTAGGCGTGCGAGTGAGTTACTGACCGCCGGTTGTGTGATACACAATACGTCTGCCGCTTTAGTCAAACTACCGGCGGTATATATCGCATCGAATACGGCAAAAAGATTAAGATCTATTCTATTTAAATTCATAGTATTTTCACTTTACGCTCTAATTAGGCTTAGGGTAGCCTAAATAATCCATCATTTGAGGTAATGTTGGATTATACAGAACATTCATTAAATTAATAGAACGAGAATGACGCTTGGATGTAAGAAATTGTAATAAAGTGCTTTAATTCAAGCATATAGCTGAAAACAGAGGGCTTTTGTTACTGACTGGTATAAAAAAGCCACCCAAGTAGGTGGCTTATATTGGAGGGGACAGATTTAGTAGTTTGCATTACCCGGTGTACGTGGGAAAGCAATTACGTCTCGGACGTTTTGCATGCCAGTGACATAAGCAACTAACCGTTCGAAACCGAGACCAAAACCAGAGTGAGGCACTGTGCCATAGCGACGTAAATCGCGGTACCAACTGTAATCTTCTTGATCTAATCCCATTTCAGCTAAGCGACGATCAAATACGTCAAGGCGTTCTTCACGTTGTGAACCACCAATGATCTCACCGATCCCGGGAGCGAGTACATCCATAGCGGCAACGGTTTTATTGTCGTCGTTAATACGCATATAAAACGCTTTTATGTCTTTTGGATAGTTCTGCATGATAATTGGCGCGCCTACATGCTCTTCTGCCAAATAGCGCTCGTGCTCTGACGACAAGTCAACGCCCCAGGAAACTGGGAACTCGAACTTCTTGCCACAATTTTGCAAAATCTCAATGGCGTCGGTGTAGTCCATGCGCACGAAGTCTTGCTCTATGACTTTTTCTAACCGCGTTATCGCATCCTTGTTGATCCGCTGTGCGAAGAAGGCCATGTCATCAGCGCGTTCAGCCAGTACTGCTTTAAACACGTATTTAAGCAAATCTTCAGACAATTGAGCGATATCGCTCAGATCGGCAAACGCCACTTCAGGCTCAATCATCCAAAATTCAGCTAAGTGACGGCTGGTGTTTGAATTTTCTGCACGAAACGTTGGACCAAACGTATAGATTTTTGACATCGCTGTCGCGTATGTCTCACCGTTTAATTGCCCTGATACCGTTAGGAAGGTTTCTTTCCCAAAGAAGTCTTGGCTGAAATCAACTTGACCTTGTTCGGTTGTTGGTACATTCATCATGTCTAGAGTAGACACGCGAAACATTTCGCCTGCGCCTTCGGTATCGCTGGCGGTTAAGATAGGTGTGCTCACCCAGCAATAACCGTTTTCATGGAAAAAGCGATGAATTGCTTGAGACAAACAGTTTCGTACACGGGTCACTGCGCCAATCACGTTTGTTCTTGGGCGCAAATGAGCGTGTTCGCGAAGGTATTCTAAACTATGGCGCTTCGGGGCCATAGGGTAGGTATCTGGGTTTTCTACCCAGCCAACGATTTCAATCTCATCGGCTTCTATTTCAAGCGATTGGCCTTGGCCTTGCGATTCCTTAAGCACGCCAGTGGCGATGATGGAGCAGCTAGTGGTTAACCGTTGAATGTCGGCATAATTATTCAGGGTATTCAGGGCGATGACCTGAATAGGGTCAAAGCAACTTCCGTCATGCAAAGCAACGAAGGATAAACCAGCTTTCGAGTCACGGCGGGTTCTCACCCAACCTTTTACGGTGACCTGCTGACCTACTGAATATTTACCGGCAAAAATATCTGCCACTGGGGCTTGCGCCATGTTTTCTCTCCAAACCACTTTGGGTATTTAGTAAAATTTAGCAATGCTAAATTATGTCATTCTTTTAGGGGGAAGT encodes:
- the raiA gene encoding ribosome hibernation-promoting factor, HPF/YfiA family, which gives rise to MKINLSGHHVELSDTVKEHVNEKFSKLASHFPTLIALDIIISKEHGEFDVEISTQYEGSRISASAENPVMYPAISKAAKKLDAALKHRKGQLKGDLHKKPECTTPDIAHEIIQEMDLR
- the asnS gene encoding asparagine--tRNA ligase encodes the protein MAQAPVADIFAGKYSVGQQVTVKGWVRTRRDSKAGLSFVALHDGSCFDPIQVIALNTLNNYADIQRLTTSCSIIATGVLKESQGQGQSLEIEADEIEIVGWVENPDTYPMAPKRHSLEYLREHAHLRPRTNVIGAVTRVRNCLSQAIHRFFHENGYCWVSTPILTASDTEGAGEMFRVSTLDMMNVPTTEQGQVDFSQDFFGKETFLTVSGQLNGETYATAMSKIYTFGPTFRAENSNTSRHLAEFWMIEPEVAFADLSDIAQLSEDLLKYVFKAVLAERADDMAFFAQRINKDAITRLEKVIEQDFVRMDYTDAIEILQNCGKKFEFPVSWGVDLSSEHERYLAEEHVGAPIIMQNYPKDIKAFYMRINDDNKTVAAMDVLAPGIGEIIGGSQREERLDVFDRRLAEMGLDQEDYSWYRDLRRYGTVPHSGFGLGFERLVAYVTGMQNVRDVIAFPRTPGNANY
- a CDS encoding LysR family transcriptional regulator, with the translated sequence MNLNRIDLNLFAVFDAIYTAGSLTKAADVLCITQPAVSNSLARLREMLNDPLFVRTGHSMTPTPAAQNIIGPAREALGLLRKSVQESHTFDPATAEISYNFAARDLLEASIMPRLTAQLQNVAPNITLTNYDISRSNIVSAMASGSLDFYADASSAFVDPHLCKQKIAEDRFVVIARRNHPALSQGLNLDTFLQLGHINISQRRTGAGPIDVALDKLNLKRRVVMRGQHFLTVPAVIVKTDLIACVPYHLAKHYDCSIYELPFELAPVEYFLYWHVSADHDHAHMWLREQIAEVVTTFHPSVSVS